A window of the Magnetococcales bacterium genome harbors these coding sequences:
- the secF gene encoding protein translocase subunit SecF — protein MELISSKLNIDFVGFRKWAYVISLATLLVSLGFLVTKGLNFGLDFSGGAVMQLRFPGPAPIGEIRTALAHIGLGAAVIQEFGAPEEILIRLHQDKDSKEHEASKVAQKIMDAITPLAKTGKVELRRVEFVGPQVGHELTVNGIWAVIYSWLAILIYVGVRFEFRFAFGAVLALVHDVFITIGFFAITQKEFSLVVVAAVLTIIGYSINDTIVVFDRIRDETKRLRQQPLEMIINEAVNRTLSRTIITSLTVVLVLVALIFFGGEVIHDFAITLLLGVVVGTWSSIYVASPIVLEWERWRGSKTSS, from the coding sequence ATGGAACTCATCAGTTCAAAGCTGAATATCGACTTCGTCGGCTTCCGGAAATGGGCCTATGTGATTTCGTTGGCCACGTTGCTTGTCAGTCTTGGCTTCCTGGTGACCAAAGGGTTGAACTTCGGACTCGATTTCTCCGGTGGTGCCGTGATGCAACTGCGTTTTCCGGGTCCGGCCCCCATCGGCGAGATTCGTACCGCGTTGGCTCATATCGGCCTGGGGGCGGCTGTGATCCAGGAGTTCGGAGCGCCGGAGGAGATCCTGATCCGTCTCCATCAGGACAAGGATTCCAAGGAACACGAAGCCTCCAAGGTGGCGCAAAAGATCATGGACGCCATCACCCCTCTGGCCAAAACCGGCAAGGTGGAGCTGCGTCGTGTCGAATTCGTCGGGCCGCAGGTGGGACATGAATTGACGGTCAACGGAATCTGGGCGGTCATTTATTCCTGGCTGGCGATTTTGATCTATGTGGGGGTGCGTTTCGAGTTCCGTTTCGCCTTCGGGGCCGTGCTGGCCCTGGTACACGATGTGTTCATCACCATTGGATTCTTCGCGATCACCCAGAAGGAGTTTTCGTTGGTGGTGGTGGCGGCGGTCCTGACGATTATCGGCTACTCGATCAACGACACCATCGTGGTGTTCGATCGCATTCGTGACGAAACCAAACGGTTGCGTCAGCAGCCGTTGGAGATGATCATCAACGAAGCGGTCAACCGTACCTTGTCGCGAACCATCATCACCTCCTTGACCGTGGTATTGGTTTTGGTGGCTTTGATTTTCTTCGGTGGCGAAGTGATCCACGATTTTGCCATCACTTTGTTGTTGGGGGTGGTCGTGGGCACCTGGTCTTCCATTTATGTTGCCAGTCCCATCGTGCTGGAGTGGGAGCGGTGGCGTGGATCCAAAACCTCC
- the secD gene encoding protein translocase subunit SecD has protein sequence MVYSLPTLMGGVPSWWPAWLPAKTVYRGLDLQGGLYLLLNVETDKAVEQAAENLVDEVRLALRKGKLRYQSIKREGRDTVDVKLPADVAKAEVIKILKDDFRNSVAEETPDGARLRLSPKEVIDLRKFAVDQSIQTIRSRIDQFGVSEPSLQKQGEERILLQLPGLNDPARAKTLIGRTARLEFKLVDEKGDLAAALAGNVPADDQLLYEERGGKKGQKPVRQPLLLKKRTNLTGDLLTDARVNFDQFGEAMVSITFNHQGARKFAQLTGEHVGERMAIVLDDKVYSAPVLREKIEGGRAQITGNFTMEDAHDLAIVLRAGALPAPVTILEERTVGPTLGSDSINQGVHSSLIGGFFVILFMGIYYKGLGWLANIAVVFNIFIVLAVLAALQAALTLPGIAGVVLLIGIAVDANVLIIERIREEIRLGKSPYAAIDQGYDKAFMTILDSHVTTLATAMILFQFGTGPVRGFAVTLIIGIVSSLFTSITLTRMMLYYILRNRRVQKLSL, from the coding sequence ATGGTGTACTCCCTGCCCACCCTCATGGGCGGAGTGCCGAGCTGGTGGCCGGCATGGCTTCCTGCCAAGACCGTCTATCGTGGATTGGACCTGCAAGGTGGATTGTATCTTCTGCTGAATGTCGAAACCGACAAGGCGGTGGAGCAGGCGGCTGAAAATCTGGTGGACGAGGTTCGTCTTGCCTTGCGCAAGGGCAAGCTGCGTTATCAGTCGATCAAGCGGGAAGGTCGGGACACGGTGGATGTCAAACTCCCGGCGGATGTGGCCAAGGCCGAGGTCATCAAAATTCTGAAAGATGATTTTCGCAATTCCGTGGCCGAGGAGACCCCGGATGGCGCCCGTCTGCGTCTGTCACCCAAGGAGGTGATCGACCTGCGCAAGTTTGCGGTGGATCAATCCATTCAGACCATCCGTTCCCGCATCGACCAGTTCGGCGTCTCCGAACCCTCGTTGCAGAAACAAGGAGAGGAGCGGATCCTGCTGCAACTGCCCGGACTCAACGATCCGGCCCGGGCCAAAACCCTCATCGGTCGCACCGCCCGGCTCGAATTCAAGCTGGTGGACGAAAAAGGCGATCTGGCCGCGGCCCTGGCGGGCAATGTTCCTGCGGACGATCAACTGCTCTATGAGGAGCGGGGCGGGAAAAAAGGTCAAAAACCGGTGCGTCAACCGCTTCTGCTCAAAAAACGCACCAACCTGACCGGCGATTTGCTCACCGATGCCCGGGTCAATTTCGATCAGTTCGGCGAGGCCATGGTCTCCATCACCTTCAACCACCAAGGGGCCCGCAAGTTCGCCCAGTTGACCGGGGAACACGTGGGAGAGCGCATGGCCATCGTCTTGGACGACAAGGTCTATTCCGCCCCGGTGCTGCGTGAGAAGATCGAAGGCGGACGGGCCCAGATCACCGGCAACTTCACCATGGAAGACGCCCACGATCTGGCCATCGTGTTGCGGGCCGGCGCCTTGCCCGCTCCGGTCACCATCCTGGAAGAGCGCACCGTGGGTCCGACCCTGGGCAGCGACTCGATCAATCAGGGGGTGCACTCCTCGTTGATCGGTGGTTTCTTTGTGATCCTGTTCATGGGGATCTATTACAAAGGCTTGGGCTGGCTGGCCAACATTGCCGTGGTGTTCAACATTTTCATCGTGTTGGCGGTCCTGGCCGCGTTGCAGGCCGCCCTGACCCTGCCGGGAATCGCCGGGGTGGTGCTGCTGATCGGTATCGCCGTGGATGCCAACGTGCTGATCATCGAGCGCATTCGCGAGGAAATCCGGTTGGGCAAATCCCCTTACGCCGCCATCGATCAGGGCTATGACAAGGCCTTCATGACCATTCTGGACTCCCATGTGACCACCCTGGCCACGGCGATGATTCTGTTCCAGTTTGGCACCGGACCCGTGCGGGGCTTTGCCGTCACCTTGATTATCGGTATCGTTTCTTCTTTGTTCACGTCGATCACGTTGACCCGGATGATGTTGTATTACATCCTGCGCAATCGTCGTGTGCAAAAATTGAGTCTTTGA
- the yajC gene encoding preprotein translocase subunit YajC → MIDWITPAYAQSAPGSEAAIGNIVFMILLFGIFYFLLIRPQQKQVKQHKEMVANLQRGDAVETRGGLMGRIHRVEEDHVIIELGEVEVSARQFKPVRVKVRRVAVAEMSAKASAPAPEEPADKPKE, encoded by the coding sequence ATGATCGATTGGATCACCCCCGCCTATGCCCAGTCCGCCCCGGGCTCCGAGGCGGCCATTGGCAACATTGTGTTCATGATTTTGCTGTTCGGCATTTTTTATTTTCTGTTGATTCGTCCGCAACAAAAACAGGTGAAACAGCACAAGGAAATGGTCGCAAACCTGCAACGGGGCGACGCGGTGGAGACCCGGGGCGGATTGATGGGACGGATCCATCGGGTGGAAGAGGATCACGTGATCATCGAACTGGGAGAAGTCGAGGTGTCGGCCCGGCAGTTCAAGCCCGTGCGGGTCAAGGTGCGTCGCGTGGCCGTTGCCGAGATGTCGGCCAAGGCCAGCGCCCCCGCACCCGAAGAGCCCGCGGACAAGCCCAAGGAGTGA
- a CDS encoding HDOD domain-containing protein has protein sequence MGHSKKKLLNLVDGMPAFPPSVYHILKLTADINCAPKALVRVIDLDPVLTIKLLQLVNSPYFGLSRQIGSIRQAVVFVGINTIKNLALTIAPMEMLSRDTLNTPFLEGLLSHAIAVGVVARHLARRSGISEVESTDFFVAGLLHDFGKIALHRFFPEKHAKALALASKKQIPLHVAEQEILNLDHAQVGALLADKWQLPPGCQASMGQHHNWKHCGDSAVLDCVFAANIIAKTIGVGHSGNPVIDHHLPPEVEHRLGGNLSDLIGTLGDISGEMHKVQLFIHSWQTDSPLNPTEPT, from the coding sequence ATGGGGCATTCCAAAAAGAAACTGCTCAACCTCGTAGACGGTATGCCGGCCTTTCCGCCGAGCGTCTACCACATTCTCAAGCTCACCGCGGACATCAACTGCGCCCCCAAAGCTTTGGTGCGGGTCATCGACCTGGATCCGGTGTTGACCATCAAGCTGTTGCAACTGGTCAACTCCCCTTATTTCGGCCTCTCCCGACAGATCGGCTCCATTCGTCAGGCCGTGGTTTTCGTGGGCATCAACACCATCAAAAACCTCGCCCTGACCATCGCTCCCATGGAGATGCTCAGCCGCGACACCCTCAACACCCCTTTTCTGGAAGGGTTGCTCTCTCACGCCATCGCCGTGGGGGTGGTGGCCCGCCATCTGGCCCGCCGCAGTGGCATCTCCGAGGTGGAATCCACCGACTTCTTCGTGGCCGGACTGCTCCACGACTTCGGAAAAATCGCCCTGCACCGCTTTTTCCCGGAAAAACACGCCAAGGCTTTGGCGCTGGCCAGCAAAAAACAGATCCCCCTCCACGTCGCCGAACAGGAAATCCTCAACCTCGACCACGCCCAGGTCGGCGCCCTGCTGGCCGACAAATGGCAACTGCCCCCGGGCTGTCAGGCCAGCATGGGCCAGCATCACAACTGGAAACATTGCGGGGATTCGGCGGTACTCGATTGTGTCTTTGCGGCCAACATCATCGCCAAAACCATCGGCGTCGGCCACTCCGGCAATCCCGTGATCGACCACCACCTCCCCCCCGAAGTGGAACATCGCCTGGGCGGCAATCTGTCGGATTTGATCGGCACCCTGGGAGACATCTCCGGAGAGATGCACAAGGTGCAACTTTTTATCCACTCCTGGCAAACCGATTCACCTCTCAACCCCACAGAGCCCACATGA